A single genomic interval of Lentimicrobium saccharophilum harbors:
- a CDS encoding right-handed parallel beta-helix repeat-containing protein: MKSKTFTLRLCMIILMTCPIVLNSIQAQIQVEGLISENEGSAGWDADGSGPEPYGNGHSTFLYYAATRDYVDNNCNYGAHVTAIGSDFPVLSQALAAHGYDPGQLKLKMGLASQGDDLQGADWFAFGPENYMNFYPIDLKIYLDDELMITGLANYMIFHIGSSTGGFIICESNYFLPFDASGFSPPAVQEVAAAFMQDVGSGELKLNSNTFGEAQDFTGNGRIGSYYNFNCTISKGHPELPFQGLAVNHEGFAGWDADGTGPEPKRNGHDTQLYYIASRDYDDIDPDPNACFARLLGENGSGFQNFALQLEYRGFNAEQVKIKMDVCNLGEDIEGEDWSFIGGIHEVSFYHSLISCELNGEPLFGFVCDTVKTWQDVNHPGLGWWGTSAVTSIYNASENSSEAIQAVAASFFKDIEDRQIQTVTTLLTYANQTFSGNGRLDGGFWQINEAGMVAVPARGTQIQPGNLSGHWTMAGHPYIVSGDVTIPDGQTLVIDPGVWVKFSDRITFKVEGAIQAVGDTSNTGSIIFTAVNPELGWGHFVFDSTAITNEASVFRHCIFEYGFAPEAVPWSEPTNCGGAIAIRAYDNVMIENCVFHHNRALFNGEYTAGGGAIALWTSSPEIRNCVFSSNRANYSGGIVCYNASSPAITNCLFYGNISLKNTIDGGGAILVSTYSDPILLNNTFVNNHSNFRGGALEIYYESDPDLINNIFWGNTAPLNSQVYISSGNCNANFRYNDIEGGQAGIGPFGIGSGVYENNLETDPAFMDALALNYQLGEGSPCIDAGIPDVTGLNLPMTDLLGNVRIWDGGVNGTIVDMGPYEFGSVLYVTGIEKIDPGKNTPELLSYPNPFTVTTAVEFILTESCFAEVTIYNLLGQAVTTLVNETLNAGTYQKTWQAGRLPDGIYLVRMKAGNKLLSCKVVKVE, translated from the coding sequence ATGAAATCAAAGACATTTACGCTTAGACTGTGCATGATCATTCTGATGACATGCCCGATCGTTCTCAATTCAATACAGGCTCAGATTCAGGTAGAGGGACTGATAAGTGAGAACGAAGGCTCTGCAGGCTGGGATGCCGACGGCTCCGGGCCTGAGCCTTATGGCAACGGCCATAGTACATTTTTATATTATGCTGCCACCCGCGACTACGTGGATAATAACTGCAATTATGGTGCCCATGTCACCGCTATTGGCAGTGATTTTCCCGTCTTATCCCAGGCGCTTGCAGCTCATGGTTATGATCCGGGGCAGTTGAAATTAAAAATGGGACTGGCTTCCCAGGGGGATGATCTGCAGGGTGCTGACTGGTTTGCCTTTGGCCCGGAAAATTATATGAACTTTTATCCGATTGACCTGAAGATCTATCTCGATGATGAGCTGATGATCACAGGCCTGGCGAATTATATGATATTTCATATAGGGTCTTCAACCGGTGGGTTCATTATTTGCGAAAGCAACTATTTCCTTCCCTTCGATGCATCGGGATTCAGCCCACCGGCTGTTCAGGAAGTGGCGGCCGCCTTCATGCAGGATGTCGGATCCGGCGAGCTAAAATTGAACTCGAATACATTCGGCGAGGCCCAGGATTTCACCGGTAACGGAAGGATTGGGTCGTATTATAATTTTAACTGCACCATCTCAAAGGGGCACCCCGAACTGCCTTTTCAGGGGCTGGCTGTAAATCATGAAGGCTTCGCCGGCTGGGATGCCGACGGCACCGGCCCGGAACCCAAACGCAATGGCCACGACACCCAGTTGTACTATATTGCTTCGCGGGATTATGATGACATTGACCCCGACCCCAATGCCTGTTTTGCCAGATTGTTGGGTGAAAATGGTTCCGGATTTCAAAATTTCGCTTTGCAGCTTGAATACAGGGGCTTTAATGCGGAACAGGTGAAAATAAAAATGGACGTTTGCAACCTCGGTGAAGACATTGAAGGGGAAGACTGGAGTTTTATCGGAGGTATTCACGAAGTGAGTTTTTACCATTCATTAATTTCTTGTGAGCTTAATGGCGAGCCTTTGTTTGGCTTTGTGTGCGATACGGTTAAAACCTGGCAGGATGTGAATCATCCTGGACTAGGATGGTGGGGAACATCGGCCGTCACTTCCATTTATAATGCCTCCGAAAACAGTTCGGAAGCAATACAGGCTGTAGCTGCTTCATTTTTTAAGGATATTGAAGACAGGCAGATTCAAACCGTTACAACGTTGTTAACCTATGCCAACCAGACCTTCAGCGGTAATGGAAGGCTGGATGGCGGTTTCTGGCAGATCAACGAAGCCGGGATGGTGGCCGTACCTGCCCGTGGAACTCAGATACAGCCGGGAAATCTTTCAGGCCACTGGACTATGGCCGGCCATCCGTACATTGTCAGCGGCGATGTTACCATACCTGATGGGCAGACATTGGTGATTGATCCGGGTGTATGGGTGAAATTCTCTGACAGAATCACTTTTAAGGTGGAAGGCGCCATCCAGGCCGTCGGCGATACCAGCAATACCGGAAGCATTATTTTTACCGCCGTAAATCCTGAACTGGGCTGGGGGCATTTTGTTTTCGACAGTACCGCCATAACCAATGAGGCTTCCGTTTTCAGACACTGCATTTTTGAATATGGATTTGCACCGGAGGCAGTGCCCTGGTCAGAACCAACCAATTGCGGAGGAGCCATTGCTATCCGCGCATACGACAATGTAATGATTGAGAACTGCGTTTTCCACCATAACCGTGCTTTGTTTAATGGTGAATATACCGCCGGCGGAGGCGCAATCGCATTATGGACCAGTAGCCCGGAAATCAGGAACTGTGTATTCAGCTCCAACCGCGCCAATTATTCCGGAGGGATCGTTTGCTATAATGCTTCTTCACCGGCAATAACCAACTGTTTGTTTTATGGCAACATATCGCTGAAAAATACGATAGATGGAGGTGGAGCAATTTTAGTAAGCACCTATTCAGACCCAATCCTGCTCAACAATACCTTTGTGAACAACCACTCCAATTTCAGAGGCGGCGCACTTGAAATTTACTATGAATCAGATCCTGACCTGATCAACAATATTTTTTGGGGCAACACCGCTCCGCTAAACAGCCAGGTATACATATCTTCCGGCAATTGCAATGCGAATTTCAGGTACAACGACATCGAGGGCGGACAGGCCGGCATCGGCCCCTTTGGCATTGGTTCGGGAGTTTATGAAAACAACCTGGAAACCGATCCCGCTTTCATGGATGCACTGGCGCTGAACTACCAGCTGGGGGAAGGATCGCCATGCATTGACGCCGGGATTCCCGATGTTACCGGACTCAACCTGCCCATGACCGATCTTCTGGGCAATGTACGGATCTGGGATGGAGGTGTAAACGGGACAATTGTTGATATGGGACCTTATGAGTTTGGCTCAGTGCTGTATGTTACCGGAATTGAAAAGATTGATCCCGGCAAAAACACCCCGGAACTTTTGAGCTATCCCAATCCTTTCACCGTAACCACTGCCGTTGAGTTTATTCTCACTGAAAGTTGCTTTGCGGAAGTCACAATCTACAACCTGCTGGGGCAGGCGGTCACCACCCTTGTGAATGAAACGCTGAACGCCGGCACCTATCAGAAAACCTGGCAGGCCGGCAGGCTGCCGGATGGAATTTATCTGGTCAGGATGAAAGCAGGAAATAAGTTATTGAGCTGCAAAGTCGTGAAGGTTGAATAG
- a CDS encoding agmatinase family protein: MTKQEIIDTFDPNAPAAAEGGLFGLPFDAEQSDIIIIPVPWEVTVSFGSGTGEGPDAIKEASAQIDLHHHDFPELWKRGIYMDTCPDELIAAGRRAKELAGDIIAALEEGEDIPSNSILTEKQERVNEACARMNEWVKERAAFWIKKGKLVGLAGGDHSIPLGYIQLQGDLHEQFGILHIDAHMDLREAYEGFTFSHASIFYNVLETVPQVSRLVQVGIRDYCEQENNYVRSDAERISVYFDREVRKRMYKGENWDRFCHEIVESLPEKVHISVDIDGLDPKLCPNTGTPVPGGLGYEELMHLLNVLKSAGKEIIGFDLCEVSASEDGWDGNVGARVLFHLCGVLAGRKN, translated from the coding sequence ATGACCAAGCAGGAAATCATTGATACCTTTGATCCAAATGCGCCCGCCGCGGCTGAAGGCGGTTTGTTCGGACTGCCTTTCGATGCTGAACAATCGGATATCATCATCATCCCGGTGCCCTGGGAGGTCACGGTGAGTTTCGGCTCCGGTACCGGCGAGGGACCTGACGCCATCAAAGAAGCCTCTGCCCAGATCGACCTGCATCACCACGACTTCCCTGAGTTGTGGAAACGGGGCATTTACATGGACACCTGCCCTGATGAGCTGATCGCGGCCGGAAGGCGGGCAAAGGAACTGGCAGGGGATATTATTGCCGCCCTTGAAGAAGGGGAGGATATTCCGTCGAATTCCATTCTTACCGAAAAGCAAGAGCGCGTGAATGAGGCCTGTGCCCGGATGAATGAATGGGTTAAGGAAAGGGCCGCATTCTGGATAAAGAAGGGAAAACTGGTGGGACTTGCCGGCGGCGACCACAGCATCCCACTGGGATATATTCAGCTGCAGGGGGATCTGCACGAGCAATTCGGCATCCTTCATATCGACGCCCATATGGATCTGCGCGAAGCCTACGAAGGATTCACCTTTTCGCATGCTTCCATTTTCTATAATGTCCTGGAAACTGTCCCACAGGTTTCACGCCTGGTTCAGGTTGGCATCAGGGATTATTGCGAACAGGAAAACAATTATGTGCGGTCAGATGCTGAGCGGATCAGTGTCTATTTCGACCGTGAAGTCAGAAAGCGCATGTATAAAGGTGAAAACTGGGACAGGTTCTGTCATGAGATTGTGGAAAGCTTGCCTGAGAAAGTCCATATTTCGGTGGATATCGACGGACTTGATCCGAAGCTCTGCCCCAATACCGGAACTCCCGTGCCCGGCGGTCTCGGATACGAAGAGCTGATGCATCTGTTGAACGTATTGAAATCCGCCGGTAAAGAAATCATTGGCTTCGATCTTTGCGAAGTGTCTGCAAGCGAAGATGGCTGGGACGGCAATGTGGGCGCCAGGGTGTTGTTTCACCTTTGCGGGGTGCTGGCCGGCAGAAAGAATTGA
- a CDS encoding acyloxyacyl hydrolase produces MIPGRLVFTIALLFSFHGIAAYCQSVPGADTLAAEKFFYAGARVHYGSMIIHSRAIKDIGKAYPLGLELTLGRHTATGQARDACNCYPKSGVILGLWDFDKPEILGRGVSAIAFIEPVFGARKRFSFSIRAGVGFAWLSHPYNPVTNPFNFSYSTHVAFPLLLGTVLDYRISQGTLLNFGILYNHISNGGLREPNKGINWPTIALGLDFFRQPPRFPQREVSDWKQTDMQRVQRNVYLFGTARQLNHEELKKYPVLGMEAWVNYRVSRLSRLGAGTLLLYDGSDGEEIRRNPLSEADPCRAGLMLGHGFLLGRFVFSQAFGVYLYDSYKAADPVYQRYSLTHPLGKHLEAGVSLMAHRHVADFLDFRLGWRF; encoded by the coding sequence ATGATACCCGGAAGACTTGTTTTTACAATTGCCTTACTTTTTTCATTTCACGGGATTGCTGCATACTGCCAGTCAGTGCCGGGGGCTGATACGCTTGCCGCGGAAAAGTTTTTCTATGCAGGCGCCCGGGTTCATTACGGCTCCATGATCATCCACAGCAGGGCCATCAAAGATATCGGCAAAGCCTATCCGCTGGGTCTTGAACTTACCCTTGGCCGGCACACGGCTACCGGGCAGGCCCGGGATGCATGCAATTGTTATCCGAAATCCGGCGTGATCCTCGGACTCTGGGATTTCGACAAACCTGAGATACTTGGTCGCGGTGTATCAGCCATTGCATTTATTGAGCCGGTTTTCGGGGCCCGTAAACGGTTCTCTTTCTCAATCAGGGCTGGTGTCGGATTTGCATGGCTTTCGCATCCCTACAACCCGGTTACAAACCCTTTTAATTTTTCTTACAGCACCCATGTCGCTTTCCCGCTGTTGCTCGGCACCGTGCTCGATTACCGGATTTCACAGGGAACATTGCTGAACTTCGGTATCCTATACAATCATATTTCCAACGGAGGCCTGCGCGAGCCCAACAAGGGCATCAACTGGCCGACAATTGCGCTCGGACTGGATTTTTTCAGACAACCTCCACGCTTTCCGCAACGTGAAGTATCCGATTGGAAGCAGACAGACATGCAGCGGGTACAAAGAAACGTTTACCTTTTCGGGACGGCCAGGCAACTGAATCATGAAGAATTGAAGAAATATCCGGTATTAGGTATGGAGGCCTGGGTCAATTACAGGGTAAGCCGCTTGAGCAGGCTTGGAGCCGGAACCCTGTTACTTTACGATGGTTCCGATGGCGAAGAAATCCGCCGCAATCCGCTGAGTGAGGCCGATCCCTGCCGGGCCGGACTGATGCTGGGACACGGGTTCCTGCTCGGACGATTTGTCTTCAGCCAGGCTTTCGGAGTCTATCTTTATGATTCTTACAAAGCCGCCGATCCGGTTTACCAACGATACAGCCTCACACATCCGCTGGGCAAACACCTTGAAGCCGGCGTCAGCCTGATGGCCCACCGGCATGTGGCTGATTTTCTTGATTTCAGGCTTGGTTGGCGGTTTTGA
- a CDS encoding DMT family protein has protein sequence MRTILLLIASNIFMTFAWYGHLKFKEAALWKVILVSWGIALFEYMLMVPANRYGHGTFSVAQLKTIQEVITLIVFGAFSVLFLKEPMKWNYLVGFGFIVMAVFFIFKEW, from the coding sequence ATGAGAACCATACTGCTGCTGATTGCATCCAATATTTTCATGACCTTCGCCTGGTACGGCCACCTCAAATTCAAGGAAGCCGCCCTGTGGAAAGTAATCCTGGTAAGCTGGGGCATTGCATTGTTCGAATATATGCTGATGGTTCCCGCCAACCGCTACGGACATGGCACCTTCTCGGTCGCCCAACTCAAAACCATTCAGGAGGTAATTACCCTGATCGTTTTCGGTGCATTTTCAGTGCTGTTCCTGAAGGAGCCTATGAAATGGAATTACCTGGTGGGATTCGGGTTTATCGTGATGGCGGTGTTTTTTATTTTTAAGGAATGGTGA
- a CDS encoding sugar transferase: MNKKLQVARYVIADFISALLAWGAFFVYRKYAADPNVFEYPEVIYQDSNLLYGLVFIPLFWLCLYVMMGTYRRIYRKSRLRELGQTLLITVIGVMILFFALILDDTIVSYKNYYQSVLVLFALHFVPTYLLRLILTSITAYKIHHKLIGFNTIIVGSNGNAISIYNEIENQEKSSGNRFVGFVNAAPYKDYKLEKFLKHLGQISDLKQVIKDYSVEEVVIAIERSEVKTIEQIITEVEDTNVVIKVIPDMQDYLLGTLKSTSIFHTPLLQISPDLMPAWQQSLKRIIDIVASIIAMIILIPAYLGVAIGIKLTSKGPVFYRQPRIGLHGKPFNMVKFRSMYVDAEKGGVPQLSSKHDPRITPFGRFLRKVRLDEIPQFWSVLKGDMSLVGPRPERQYFIDQIIQRAPHYRLLQKVKPGITSWGQVKYGYAENVDQMVERLKFDILYIENMSLAMDFKILIYTMLIVAQGRGK, translated from the coding sequence ATGAATAAAAAACTACAGGTCGCACGTTACGTCATTGCAGATTTCATTTCAGCCTTGCTGGCCTGGGGAGCCTTTTTCGTTTACCGGAAGTATGCCGCTGATCCCAATGTATTTGAATACCCGGAAGTTATCTATCAGGATTCCAACCTCTTGTACGGATTGGTTTTTATTCCCCTCTTCTGGTTGTGCCTGTATGTGATGATGGGAACCTACCGGCGGATTTACCGGAAATCCCGCCTGAGAGAACTGGGACAGACCCTGCTGATCACCGTTATCGGCGTGATGATCCTGTTTTTTGCCCTGATTCTTGACGATACCATCGTTTCATATAAGAATTACTATCAGTCGGTGCTGGTGCTTTTTGCCCTGCACTTTGTCCCTACCTACCTGCTGCGCCTGATACTCACCTCAATAACCGCCTATAAAATCCATCATAAACTTATCGGATTCAACACCATCATTGTCGGAAGCAACGGGAATGCCATATCAATTTATAACGAGATTGAAAATCAGGAAAAATCAAGCGGAAACCGCTTTGTGGGTTTTGTGAATGCAGCTCCTTACAAAGATTATAAGCTTGAGAAATTTCTGAAGCATCTCGGCCAGATCAGTGATTTGAAACAGGTGATAAAAGACTACAGCGTGGAAGAAGTTGTGATAGCCATTGAGCGCTCGGAGGTAAAGACAATAGAGCAGATCATTACGGAGGTTGAAGATACCAATGTGGTGATCAAAGTGATTCCTGATATGCAGGACTACCTTTTGGGAACCCTGAAATCAACCTCGATCTTTCACACGCCGCTGCTTCAGATCTCACCGGATCTTATGCCGGCCTGGCAGCAATCGCTTAAACGCATCATTGACATTGTGGCATCCATCATTGCCATGATTATTTTAATCCCTGCTTATCTCGGGGTGGCCATAGGCATAAAGCTTACTTCGAAAGGCCCGGTTTTTTACAGGCAACCGCGTATCGGTCTGCACGGGAAGCCTTTTAATATGGTAAAGTTCAGGAGTATGTATGTGGATGCCGAGAAGGGCGGAGTGCCCCAGCTTTCCTCGAAACACGATCCGCGGATTACCCCTTTCGGCCGGTTTCTCCGGAAAGTCAGGCTCGATGAGATTCCCCAGTTCTGGTCCGTACTCAAAGGCGATATGTCCCTGGTCGGCCCCCGGCCTGAAAGGCAGTATTTTATCGACCAGATCATTCAGCGCGCGCCCCATTACCGATTGCTGCAGAAAGTAAAACCCGGCATCACTTCATGGGGTCAGGTAAAATATGGCTATGCCGAAAATGTGGACCAGATGGTGGAACGCCTGAAATTCGATATCCTTTACATCGAAAATATGTCCCTGGCCATGGACTTTAAAATCCTGATCTATACCATGCTGATCGTAGCCCAGGGCAGGGGTAAATAA
- a CDS encoding Gfo/Idh/MocA family protein — protein sequence MLKIGVLGAGHLGKIHLKCIKQTDRYELVGFYDADAENARKVEKDLSVKSFDTIDELIDQVDVVDIVTPTLSHFDCASKALKKFRHVFIEKPVVTTPEEARLLIDLAEEAGVKVQVGHVERFNPAFIAASPYIENPMFIETHRLAQFNPRGTDVPVILDLMIHDLDIVLSIVKANIRKVSASGVAVVSDTPDIANARIEFDNGCVANLTASRISMKNMRKSRFFQRDAYIAVDFLDKKTEIIRMRGVDPATADPLAMILDLGPGKLPKQILFDQPEVKPLNAIQTELESFADAINNNTSPPVTINDGYAALDLAYRIIGKMNSAANLI from the coding sequence ATGCTTAAAATCGGCGTGTTGGGTGCAGGGCACCTGGGAAAAATTCACCTGAAATGTATCAAACAGACGGACAGGTATGAACTTGTCGGTTTTTACGATGCCGATGCGGAGAACGCCCGTAAGGTGGAAAAAGATTTATCGGTGAAATCATTCGACACCATCGATGAACTGATCGACCAGGTAGATGTGGTGGATATTGTGACTCCGACCCTGTCGCATTTCGACTGCGCTTCAAAAGCACTGAAAAAATTCAGGCACGTGTTTATTGAAAAACCGGTGGTTACCACTCCGGAGGAAGCGCGCCTGTTGATTGACCTGGCGGAAGAAGCCGGCGTGAAGGTTCAGGTGGGGCATGTAGAGCGGTTCAATCCCGCTTTTATCGCGGCATCCCCATATATCGAAAATCCTATGTTTATAGAGACCCATCGCCTGGCCCAGTTTAATCCCAGGGGCACCGATGTACCGGTAATCCTTGACCTGATGATCCATGACCTGGATATCGTGCTCAGCATTGTGAAGGCAAATATCCGGAAAGTGAGTGCCAGCGGTGTGGCAGTGGTGAGCGATACGCCGGATATTGCCAATGCACGCATCGAATTCGACAATGGCTGCGTGGCGAATCTGACTGCCAGCCGGATATCGATGAAGAACATGAGGAAATCAAGGTTCTTTCAGCGGGATGCTTACATTGCCGTTGATTTTCTGGATAAAAAGACAGAGATTATCCGTATGCGTGGGGTGGATCCTGCCACTGCCGATCCCCTGGCCATGATCCTTGATCTGGGCCCCGGCAAACTGCCCAAACAGATATTGTTTGACCAGCCCGAAGTGAAGCCGCTGAATGCCATACAGACAGAGCTTGAAAGTTTTGCCGATGCGATCAATAACAACACATCTCCGCCGGTTACCATCAACGATGGCTATGCCGCGCTGGACCTGGCATACAGGATCATCGGTAAGATGAACAGTGCAGCAAACCTGATCTGA
- a CDS encoding protein-L-isoaspartate(D-aspartate) O-methyltransferase — protein MSGNKFTDTFRHKGLRKKLTETVRQKGISDENVLRAMEAVPRHWFFDSGFLEFAYEDKAFPIAAGQTISQPFTVAFQTQLLQVKKGDKILEVGTGSGYQASILYQMGAKVFSVERQRALYSKAKEMLPAAGYLIKTFFGDGYKGLPAFAPFDKIIVTAGAPYIPDALKEQLKPGGILVIPVDDDDYQIMTSVKRNADGSFETMQHGRFRFVPLLGDKAHD, from the coding sequence ATGAGCGGGAATAAATTTACCGACACATTCCGTCATAAAGGACTGAGAAAGAAACTGACAGAGACCGTAAGGCAAAAAGGAATATCTGATGAAAACGTACTCAGGGCAATGGAGGCTGTCCCCCGTCACTGGTTTTTCGACAGCGGGTTTCTGGAGTTTGCATACGAAGACAAGGCCTTCCCCATAGCTGCCGGACAAACCATCTCACAACCCTTTACCGTTGCTTTTCAAACCCAGCTGCTGCAGGTTAAGAAAGGGGATAAAATTCTGGAAGTCGGCACCGGCTCAGGCTATCAGGCCAGTATTCTCTACCAGATGGGCGCCAAGGTATTCTCGGTGGAGAGGCAGCGTGCCCTGTATTCAAAAGCAAAGGAGATGCTCCCGGCTGCTGGTTACCTGATCAAAACATTCTTCGGCGACGGCTACAAAGGTCTGCCCGCTTTTGCCCCTTTCGATAAGATTATCGTGACTGCCGGCGCCCCCTATATCCCCGACGCCCTGAAAGAACAGCTGAAACCGGGCGGAATCCTCGTTATCCCTGTAGATGACGACGACTACCAGATTATGACCTCCGTTAAAAGAAATGCCGACGGCTCTTTCGAAACCATGCAGCACGGCAGGTTCAGGTTTGTTCCCCTGCTGGGGGATAAAGCGCATGATTAA
- a CDS encoding TonB-dependent receptor has protein sequence MKKLFLPLLIVLFSFAATAQNGTIRGRVFNEKSNEPLPFTNIVIFGTNIGSTSDLDGNFIFTGIQPGFVKLAATSVGFESYISEEFQVTNAKTVFVDIPMRETAIQLEQVVVKASPFRKTEESPVSMRTLGIGEIEKSPGANRDISKVIQALPGVASTVSFRNDIIVRGGGPSENRFYLDGMEIPNLNHFATQGSAGGPVGIINVDFIREVDFYSGAFPANRGNTLSSVIEMRQIDGNPERLIFKGAVGASDLALTLNGPLSENTTFLVSARRSYLQFLFDLIGLPFLPTYNDFQFKVKTRFDQKNELTFLGIGAIDKSVLNTGIKDPTEDQRYILNYLPVNEQWNYAIGAVYRHFRTNSFDTWVLSRNMLSNVAYKHINNDESLPLSIDYTSQEMENKFRYENSSRINGYKIIAGGGGEYARYTTNTFQQVFIPLAEDTLREIRYGSEIDMFKYHAFAQVSRNFANDRLILSLGMRTDGNSYSENMSNPLNQLSPRFSAAWALTDKFFLNFNTGRYFQRPAYTTLGYRDNAGRLVNKDNNLKYIASNHVVAGVEYRRNETAKLTLEGFYKHYNDYPVSVVDSISLANKGGDFGVFGNEEVTSTGTGRAYGFEVYLRDRLMDRVDLIVSYTFVRSEFKDFNDKFIPSAWDNRHLLNTTLGIDLGKNWNLGAKWRFIGGSPFTPWDLDRSSLREAWDARRQGYLDFSRFNTLRTENAHQLDVRVDKQYFFDKWSFNFYVDIQNAYNFQQEGAPNLTTVTDGLGNDLIDPADPSRYQIKEVVNLAGRLLPTVGIIVEF, from the coding sequence ATGAAGAAATTATTTTTACCCTTGCTGATTGTATTGTTTTCCTTTGCTGCGACGGCGCAGAACGGAACGATCAGGGGCCGTGTTTTCAATGAAAAGAGCAATGAGCCCCTTCCGTTTACCAATATCGTGATATTCGGCACCAACATAGGGTCCACTTCCGACCTTGACGGAAACTTTATTTTTACCGGGATTCAGCCCGGTTTTGTGAAACTGGCGGCTACTTCCGTTGGATTTGAATCCTACATCAGTGAAGAGTTTCAGGTGACCAATGCCAAGACGGTGTTTGTGGATATCCCGATGCGTGAGACAGCCATTCAGCTGGAACAGGTAGTGGTGAAGGCCTCGCCATTCCGGAAGACCGAGGAAAGCCCGGTTTCCATGCGCACGCTGGGCATCGGTGAGATTGAAAAGAGTCCGGGCGCCAACCGGGACATCAGTAAGGTGATACAGGCTTTGCCGGGGGTGGCTTCCACCGTTTCGTTCCGCAACGACATCATTGTGCGCGGCGGCGGACCCAGTGAAAACCGTTTCTATCTCGACGGTATGGAGATTCCCAACCTCAACCACTTCGCCACACAGGGATCCGCCGGCGGTCCGGTGGGCATCATCAATGTGGATTTTATCCGTGAAGTGGACTTCTATTCCGGCGCTTTTCCGGCCAACCGCGGAAATACCCTGAGTTCGGTGATTGAAATGCGGCAGATCGACGGGAACCCCGAGCGGCTGATCTTCAAGGGCGCTGTCGGCGCTTCCGACCTGGCGCTTACCCTCAACGGTCCCCTGAGCGAGAACACCACCTTTCTGGTGTCAGCCCGCCGCTCTTACCTGCAGTTTCTGTTCGACCTGATCGGCCTGCCGTTTCTGCCTACCTATAACGACTTTCAGTTTAAGGTGAAAACCCGTTTCGACCAGAAGAACGAACTTACCTTTCTGGGTATCGGCGCCATTGATAAATCGGTGCTGAATACCGGGATTAAGGATCCCACCGAAGATCAGCGTTATATCCTCAACTACCTTCCGGTGAATGAACAGTGGAATTATGCCATAGGCGCTGTGTACAGGCATTTCAGGACTAACTCCTTCGATACCTGGGTGCTCAGCCGCAATATGCTCAGCAATGTGGCCTACAAGCACATCAACAACGATGAAAGCCTGCCGCTTTCCATTGACTATACCTCCCAGGAAATGGAGAACAAATTCCGTTACGAGAATTCATCACGGATCAACGGCTACAAGATTATTGCCGGCGGGGGCGGAGAGTATGCCCGCTATACCACCAACACCTTTCAGCAGGTTTTTATTCCCCTTGCCGAGGATACGCTCCGCGAGATCAGGTATGGATCGGAAATTGACATGTTTAAATACCATGCTTTTGCCCAGGTGAGCCGGAACTTCGCAAACGACCGCCTGATCCTGTCGCTGGGCATGCGTACCGACGGCAATTCCTATTCGGAGAATATGTCAAATCCTTTAAACCAGTTATCCCCGAGGTTTTCGGCGGCATGGGCGCTTACCGATAAATTCTTCCTGAATTTCAATACCGGCCGTTATTTCCAGCGGCCGGCCTATACCACCCTGGGTTACCGCGACAATGCGGGCAGGCTCGTAAACAAGGATAACAACCTGAAATACATTGCTTCGAACCATGTAGTGGCTGGAGTGGAATACCGACGGAATGAAACGGCGAAACTAACCCTGGAGGGTTTTTACAAACATTACAATGATTATCCGGTATCGGTGGTTGACTCCATATCCCTGGCCAACAAGGGTGGTGATTTCGGGGTATTCGGCAACGAAGAGGTGACCTCGACCGGAACAGGAAGGGCTTACGGTTTTGAGGTTTATCTGCGCGACCGGCTGATGGACCGGGTAGACCTGATTGTCTCCTATACGTTTGTAAGAAGTGAGTTTAAGGATTTTAACGATAAATTTATTCCCTCAGCCTGGGATAACCGGCACCTCCTGAACACCACCCTGGGAATAGATCTTGGGAAAAACTGGAATCTGGGAGCCAAATGGAGGTTTATCGGCGGAAGCCCTTTTACCCCCTGGGACCTGGACCGTTCTTCGCTGCGCGAGGCCTGGGATGCCCGCCGGCAGGGATATCTCGACTTCAGCCGTTTCAACACCCTGAGGACGGAAAACGCCCATCAGCTGGATGTCAGGGTGGATAAGCAATACTTTTTCGATAAGTGGTCGTTTAATTTTTATGTGGACATCCAGAATGCCTATAACTTTCAGCAGGAAGGGGCGCCCAACCTTACCACGGTGACCGATGGTCTTGGTAATGACCTTATCGATCCGGCCGATCCTTCGCGCTACCAGATCAAGGAGGTGGTGAATCTGGCAGGCCGTTTGCTGCCGACAGTGGGAATTATTGTGGAATTTTAA